The following coding sequences are from one Pseudonocardia sp. EC080619-01 window:
- a CDS encoding xanthine dehydrogenase family protein subunit M — MIPAKFDYVRPGSVEEAVTALQQAGEDAKILAGGQSLLPVLRLRMAAPSTVVDLGGIPELKRIGEDDQYVMVGAMATHHEVMRNDLVKKHVELISQATETVADPQVRHRGTLGGALAHADPAGDLGAAALALDAEFVILGQGGTRLVPATEFFQDYFTTAIGEGEILTMIRFPKYTGWKTHYEKFNRVAQAWSMVAVAVALKVDGGTISEARVGLTNMGNVPIRATGVERALVGQAAGPDVAKAAAGHATEGTSAPSDADAAADYREHLAKVLTGRAVLAAAG; from the coding sequence GTGATCCCGGCGAAGTTCGACTACGTCCGGCCCGGCTCCGTCGAGGAGGCCGTGACCGCGCTGCAGCAGGCCGGCGAGGACGCCAAGATCCTGGCCGGCGGGCAGAGCCTGCTGCCGGTCCTGCGGCTGCGGATGGCGGCGCCGTCCACGGTCGTCGACCTCGGCGGGATCCCCGAGCTCAAGCGGATCGGCGAGGACGACCAGTACGTCATGGTCGGCGCGATGGCCACGCACCACGAGGTCATGCGCAACGACCTGGTCAAGAAGCACGTCGAGCTGATCTCGCAGGCCACCGAGACGGTCGCGGACCCGCAGGTCCGGCACCGCGGCACGCTGGGCGGCGCGCTCGCGCACGCCGACCCGGCGGGTGACCTGGGTGCCGCGGCGCTCGCCCTGGACGCCGAGTTCGTCATCCTCGGGCAGGGCGGGACCCGGCTGGTGCCTGCCACGGAGTTCTTCCAGGACTACTTCACCACCGCGATCGGCGAGGGCGAGATCCTCACCATGATCCGGTTCCCGAAGTACACCGGCTGGAAGACGCACTACGAGAAGTTCAACCGGGTCGCGCAGGCGTGGTCGATGGTGGCCGTCGCCGTCGCGCTCAAGGTGGACGGCGGCACCATCTCGGAGGCCCGGGTGGGCCTGACGAACATGGGCAACGTCCCGATCCGGGCGACCGGTGTCGAGCGGGCGCTGGTGGGGCAGGCGGCAGGTCCGGACGTCGCGAAGGCGGCAGCCGGACACGCCACCGAGGGCACCTCCGCTCCGAGTGACGCGGACGCCGCGGCCGACTACCGTGAGCACCTGGCGAAGGTGCTCACCGGGCGGGCCGTGCTGGCCGCCGCCGGCTGA
- a CDS encoding SRPBCC family protein encodes MQLENKFTIAAPIEDAWKALNDPELIAPCFPGATLTEYEGDSFQGTVKVKLGPISLTYKGKGTYVERDDANHKVVIDASGRDARGNGTAKAIVTGTMVADGPDKTSVTMVTDMTVTGRPAQFGRGVISDVADKIIGQFSSCVADKLTGGGASSNGAGPKHAADETGPIPAVPPGPGEQAKAASPAPVARPQSNPVEAIDLLDSAGAPVLKRLAPVLGGLGLLALIFLIVRRARSGGSED; translated from the coding sequence ATGCAGCTGGAGAACAAGTTCACGATCGCGGCGCCGATCGAGGACGCCTGGAAGGCGCTCAACGACCCGGAGCTCATCGCGCCGTGCTTCCCGGGGGCCACCCTCACCGAGTACGAGGGTGACTCGTTCCAGGGCACGGTGAAGGTCAAGCTCGGCCCGATCTCGTTGACCTACAAGGGCAAGGGCACCTACGTCGAGCGCGACGACGCCAACCACAAGGTCGTCATCGACGCGTCCGGCCGCGACGCCCGCGGCAACGGCACCGCGAAGGCGATCGTGACCGGGACGATGGTCGCCGACGGCCCGGACAAGACCTCGGTCACGATGGTCACCGACATGACCGTCACCGGCCGGCCGGCGCAGTTCGGCCGCGGGGTCATCTCCGACGTCGCCGACAAGATCATCGGTCAGTTCTCGTCGTGCGTGGCGGACAAGCTGACCGGCGGCGGCGCGTCGTCGAACGGCGCGGGGCCGAAGCACGCGGCCGACGAGACCGGCCCGATCCCGGCCGTCCCGCCGGGCCCGGGTGAGCAGGCGAAGGCGGCCTCGCCGGCGCCCGTGGCCCGCCCGCAGAGCAACCCGGTCGAGGCCATCGACCTGCTCGACTCGGCAGGCGCCCCGGTGCTCAAGCGGCTCGCGCCGGTGCTGGGCGGGCTCGGCCTGCTCGCGCTGATCTTCCTGATCGTCCGGCGGGCCCGTAGCGGCGGCTCGGAGGACTGA